tatatatatagtatagtttttTTGTGCCCACAATAAAAGACTCTTTGCTTTTttgtaagacctgagagtgctcctttcttggactatatatatatatatatatatatgtatgtatgtatatatgtatgtatgtatgtttctgtgttttgttaAAAGTAGAAAGACAGAAACAAAGGTAGGGAAAGTAGAAAAGCAGATAAGGGTGAATGGGTAAAAGGGACATCCACCACataacacatactgtattttgatgcaagtaatacatattaatcaaaaaaaattgaaaatccgaTGTGCCGAGCATAAATAAAGTGTGGAGATTCAGGATTTACATAATCTGCCagggaaaaatatttaaatacatttataaggtCAATtcttaatatacaggtatgagatccgttatccagaaacccattatccagaaagcttccgaattacagaatggccatctccttTAGACTTCAGTtatgaaataatacaaatttttaaaaatgatttccatcttctctgtaataataaaacagtaccttgtacttgatccaaactaagatataattaatccttgttggaggcaaaaccagcttttggggtttatttaatgtttacataattttctagtattaAGAGATAgtatcttaaagagatactgacatgagaaaataaccttttttattatctatctatcataacattgtctttgactgcaatttataattttgccataaaagtacttgcctgatgtttttacctttcttactaccctgttcctctatgagggggctgtcatatttgtgcagcagtaataataacattaaataaccccaacaggattgtttggcCACCAACACTTATTAATACAGCTTAGTattcatcaagtacaagctattgttttattattactgagaaaaacgaaaataaatgaaatggaaTCATTTGCTTAAAACTGACTCTGTAGGAGATGTCTtcactgtaatttggagctttctgtattttTAGGGAGAATAGGAACAAAaacaactacagtagaacccccatttctgGGGTCATAAAAATATGGTGTCAAATCACGGAAATGTATTATGAATTATATAATGGTGGAGCCACAGAAAaactaaaatgcagaaaaactcaAAATCAGGTTATGAGGCTGCACTGTCTTATACATACAATATTGATGATTAGCTTAGACTCAATTGCAATTGATTCCCTGCCACTGTCTGTTCTGTTTGCATCAGTGGAGTTAATGTGCTTAAATCAATAGGTTGAATACATATGAAATTGACAATTATCATGCAGAATTAATTCTGTCTCTTTGCTATAATAGCTGCCATgtcactagggctcatttacaagcacaAGTGCAGAGTGCAAATTACAGCTATGTCCTGCAGAAATATCCTAAAGGGGAGCACTAGCATATGTTGCCAATTTTGAAGACATTATTATGGTCTTCAGTCTGTATCCCAGCTCCAATGAGCTGAATCTGCCCATAAAACATGTTGTAGCAGTAATTCAGTTCTTCTTCAGGTCAGTTACTATACTAGTACTCCTCAGGAAAAGCACAACAGTACAACACCAAAACTAGGATCTAGTTCTAAGTTGCCTAATACCCCCTTACAAGGTTCCCTACATGGATTTAAACTTCTCCTTGAACCTATACACACGAGAAGGGTTAATAGTCAAAAAGATCCTTCCTGGATGCACAGTATATCTCTCTGTAAAGCAACACATTATGAACAGTTACTGCCTGGTTACCTTTAAATGACACAACAAAGTCTGATTGACCAAAAGGGAAAAATGACCAGGCAGGAATGTACTTATAAGCTTCATTTAGAGACAACatttaaatcactttaaaaattctACGCTCCCTTTGGCCTAAGATGGCTCCTAAAGCGAAGAAGGAAGCTGTCCCACCAAAGACTGAGGCTCTCAAGGCCAAAAAGGCTGTTTTGAAAGGAGTCCACAGtcacaagaaaaagaaaatcaggacCTCTCCAACCTTCAGGAGACCAAAAAAATTGAGACTGAAGAGGCAATCCAAATATCCCAGAAAGAGTGGCCCCACAAGGAACAAACATAATCATTATACTATTTTCAAGTTCCCTCTGGCCACTGAGTCAGCCATGAAGAAGATCGAGGACAACAACACTCTGCTTTTCATTGTTGATGTCAAAGCAAACAAGCACCAGATGAAGCAGGCAGTGATGAAACTCTATGACATTGATGTACAAAAAGTGAACACCTTGATAAGGCCTGATGGTGAAAAGAAAGCATACATCCGCCTGGCTCCAGATTACGATGCTTTGGATGTTGCAAACAAGATTGGCATCATCTAAACCTGCATCTTAAGAAACTGtacagaaataaacttttttttgtgccccccaaaaaaaaattgtacgctAA
This sequence is a window from Xenopus laevis strain J_2021 chromosome 7S, Xenopus_laevis_v10.1, whole genome shotgun sequence. Protein-coding genes within it:
- the LOC108697688 gene encoding 60S ribosomal protein L23a-like; translated protein: MAPKAKKEAVPPKTEALKAKKAVLKGVHSHKKKKIRTSPTFRRPKKLRLKRQSKYPRKSGPTRNKHNHYTIFKFPLATESAMKKIEDNNTLLFIVDVKANKHQMKQAVMKLYDIDVQKVNTLIRPDGEKKAYIRLAPDYDALDVANKIGII